One stretch of Candidatus Aminicenantes bacterium DNA includes these proteins:
- a CDS encoding lectin like domain-containing protein, whose protein sequence is MRKCAFLAVILILTAGGISSARPGAQTAPAGVPPIQAPLHPDVARLLRLQGSLLPGAIVAGTHDAVRLTAASAPMQAEALPAYYDLRALNKMTPVRNEGVLGGSTVFAALASLESSLKPSEVWDFSEQHLRAGLLGTVSLDAVVGALARWTDPIRESDDPWPAAIRDDSAVKHVQNVAYFPPRTAALDNDRLKQAVMDYGAIWADMVFTAAAYNAPQAAYLNTGTEGETRAVAIAGWDDSFDRAKFSPPAPGNGAFLCKNSLGSAWGSGGYFYVSYYDAFLARRYFSAAFTAEPKAGYTVQYAYDPNGCTSRLGFDADAGWFASQFVASSADPLAAVGFYAFTAAGTYEILIYKDAVPGRPRSGSLALRQTGSFSTPGFMTIPLTTSLPLLLNQRFSVVVRLQTDGDEFPIPLEHPIADMTAAFTANPGEGFISPDGAVWTDLTAADGTKYARTSLCLKAYAGYPAAYPPAELKVERLTNNFFFFKEYVDKLTWLANPKNTAAVSKYRIYRRAQADTDAAFALLGETISTQLIFFVRAVKKDDAFVYRVTAVLADGRESDPAEFSI, encoded by the coding sequence CGTTCCGCCCATTCAAGCGCCGCTCCACCCGGATGTGGCCCGACTTCTCCGGCTCCAGGGCTCGCTCCTCCCGGGCGCCATCGTCGCCGGGACGCATGATGCCGTCCGCCTGACGGCGGCTTCCGCCCCTATGCAAGCCGAAGCCTTGCCCGCATACTATGACCTGCGGGCCCTGAACAAGATGACGCCCGTTCGGAACGAAGGCGTGCTCGGCGGATCGACCGTCTTTGCCGCCCTGGCCTCGTTGGAGTCTTCTCTCAAGCCTTCCGAAGTCTGGGATTTCTCCGAGCAACACCTCCGGGCCGGGCTTCTCGGCACCGTCTCGCTCGACGCCGTGGTCGGCGCCTTGGCCCGCTGGACCGACCCCATCCGCGAATCCGACGACCCGTGGCCGGCGGCGATCCGCGACGACAGCGCCGTCAAGCACGTCCAGAACGTGGCCTATTTCCCGCCCCGGACCGCGGCCTTGGACAACGACCGCCTCAAGCAGGCCGTCATGGATTACGGCGCGATCTGGGCGGATATGGTCTTCACCGCCGCCGCTTATAACGCCCCCCAGGCCGCCTACCTCAACACCGGCACGGAAGGCGAAACAAGGGCGGTCGCCATCGCCGGCTGGGATGACTCGTTCGATCGAGCGAAGTTCTCCCCCCCGGCGCCCGGCAACGGCGCCTTCCTGTGCAAGAACAGCCTCGGCTCCGCCTGGGGAAGCGGCGGTTATTTCTACGTCTCCTACTACGACGCGTTCCTGGCCCGCCGCTATTTCAGCGCCGCGTTCACGGCCGAGCCCAAGGCCGGCTACACCGTCCAGTACGCCTACGATCCCAACGGCTGCACCTCGCGGCTGGGCTTCGATGCGGATGCCGGCTGGTTCGCCTCCCAGTTCGTGGCCTCGTCCGCCGACCCATTGGCCGCCGTGGGCTTCTACGCCTTCACGGCCGCGGGCACATACGAGATTTTGATTTATAAGGATGCCGTCCCCGGCCGGCCGAGGAGCGGCAGCCTGGCCCTCCGCCAGACCGGGTCCTTCTCAACTCCCGGTTTCATGACCATCCCGCTGACGACCTCCCTTCCGCTGCTCCTCAATCAGCGCTTCTCCGTCGTCGTCAGGCTTCAGACAGACGGCGACGAGTTCCCCATCCCCTTGGAACATCCGATCGCCGACATGACGGCTGCATTCACCGCCAATCCGGGCGAAGGCTTCATCAGCCCCGACGGCGCGGTTTGGACCGATCTGACCGCGGCCGACGGGACGAAATACGCCCGGACCAGCCTTTGCCTCAAGGCCTATGCGGGCTATCCCGCCGCCTATCCCCCGGCCGAGCTCAAGGTCGAGCGGCTGACCAACAACTTCTTCTTTTTCAAGGAGTATGTCGACAAGCTGACTTGGCTGGCCAACCCCAAGAACACGGCGGCCGTGTCCAAGTACCGGATTTACCGCCGAGCCCAGGCGGACACGGATGCCGCGTTCGCCCTGTTGGGCGAAACGATCTCCACGCAGCTGATCTTTTTCGTCCGGGCGGTGAAGAAGGACGACGCCTTCGTCTACCGCGTCACCGCCGTCTTGGCGGACGGCCGCGAGAGCGACCCCGCCGAATTCTCGATCTGA